The following are encoded together in the Pseudodesulfovibrio indicus genome:
- the ndk gene encoding nucleoside-diphosphate kinase, translating to MAIEKTFSIIKPDAVERGLIAEILKMITDSGLKIKGMKMIHMDRAKAEGFYAVHKERPFFGELVDYMISGPVVVSCLEGENAIENYRKLMGATNPANAEEGTIRAAYGIDIQNNSCHGSDGPDTAKTEVAYFFNDDELVG from the coding sequence ATGGCTATCGAAAAGACCTTTTCCATCATCAAGCCGGACGCGGTCGAACGCGGTCTCATCGCCGAAATCCTGAAGATGATCACCGACTCCGGGCTGAAGATCAAGGGCATGAAGATGATCCACATGGACCGCGCCAAGGCCGAAGGGTTCTACGCGGTACACAAGGAACGCCCCTTCTTCGGCGAGCTGGTGGACTACATGATCTCCGGACCGGTGGTCGTCTCCTGCCTTGAGGGCGAAAACGCCATCGAGAACTACCGCAAGCTGATGGGCGCCACCAACCCGGCCAACGCCGAGGAGGGCACCATCCGCGCCGCGTACGGCATCGACATCCAGAACAACTCCTGCCACGGTTCCGACGGTCCCGACACCGCCAAGACCGAGGTGGCATACTTCTTCAACGACGACGAGCTGGTGGGATAA
- a CDS encoding ABC transporter permease, whose protein sequence is MTLYAFFGALEQGFAYGLMVIGVYLTFRVLDFPDLTVDGSLPLGAAVSAVAITAGYSPLVAVFMACGAGFAAGMVTGILNTKFKILHLLASILTMIALYSINLRIMGRPNMALLGQETVVDWFTRFSGLLPQHASPVLFAIICFLAVGVLIWFLHTELGLAFLATGDNMQMITSQGVNTDSVIIFGVGLSNALVATSGALVAQNQGAADVNMGVGTIIAGLASVIIGETVFGDKTIGRALIAALLGSVLYRIAIALALGLKLGSFAITPSDLNLITAILVVFALVMPKMKRKFLAGRSK, encoded by the coding sequence ATGACTCTCTACGCATTCTTCGGAGCCCTGGAACAGGGATTCGCCTACGGCCTGATGGTCATCGGCGTGTACCTCACCTTCCGGGTGCTCGACTTTCCCGACCTGACCGTGGACGGCAGCCTGCCGCTCGGCGCTGCCGTGTCCGCCGTGGCCATCACCGCCGGATACTCCCCGCTGGTCGCGGTGTTCATGGCCTGCGGCGCGGGATTCGCGGCGGGCATGGTCACCGGCATCCTGAATACCAAATTCAAGATCCTTCACCTGCTGGCCTCCATCCTGACAATGATCGCGCTCTATTCCATCAACCTGCGCATCATGGGACGGCCCAACATGGCCCTGCTCGGCCAGGAGACCGTGGTGGACTGGTTTACCAGATTCTCCGGCCTGCTCCCGCAGCACGCCTCTCCCGTGCTCTTCGCCATCATCTGTTTCCTGGCCGTGGGCGTGCTCATCTGGTTCCTGCACACCGAGCTCGGCCTGGCCTTCCTGGCCACCGGCGACAACATGCAGATGATCACCAGCCAGGGCGTGAACACCGACAGCGTCATCATCTTCGGCGTGGGGCTGTCCAACGCGCTGGTGGCCACCTCCGGGGCGCTGGTGGCCCAGAACCAGGGCGCGGCGGACGTCAACATGGGCGTGGGCACCATCATCGCCGGGCTGGCCTCGGTGATCATCGGCGAGACCGTGTTCGGCGACAAGACCATAGGCCGCGCGCTCATCGCCGCCCTGCTCGGCTCCGTGCTCTACCGCATCGCCATCGCCCTGGCGCTCGGCCTCAAGCTCGGCTCCTTCGCCATCACCCCCAGCGACCTGAACCTGATCACCGCCATCCTGGTGGTCTTCGCCCTGGTCATGCCCAAGATGAAGCGCAAGTTTCTTGCCGGGAGGTCCAAATGA
- a CDS encoding ABC transporter ATP-binding protein, producing the protein MISITQVTKAFNKGDVNEVTALSNVNLEVRDGDFITIIGSNGAGKSTFLNALAGSFPVDAGRIVLDDTDITRWPEHKRAALIGRVFQDPLLGTCAGATIEQNLAMANKRGLRRGLGWGVKKRDREFFREKLSILGLGLEDRLRTHTGLLSGGQRQALTMLMATLVRPRLLLLDEHTAALDPKTAGMVLDLTEEIVSSLNLTTLMVTHNMKQAISMGNRLIMFHRGEIVLDIEGEEKQNLEVEDLLRRFSKLRGDEGVSDRMLLS; encoded by the coding sequence ATGATCTCCATCACCCAGGTCACCAAGGCGTTCAACAAGGGTGACGTCAACGAAGTGACCGCCCTGAGCAACGTGAATCTCGAAGTTCGCGACGGCGACTTCATCACCATCATCGGCTCCAACGGCGCGGGCAAGTCCACCTTCCTGAACGCCCTGGCCGGGTCCTTCCCGGTGGATGCGGGCCGCATCGTGCTGGACGACACGGACATCACCCGCTGGCCGGAACACAAGCGCGCGGCGCTCATCGGGCGCGTGTTCCAGGACCCGCTGCTCGGCACCTGCGCCGGAGCGACCATCGAGCAGAACCTGGCCATGGCCAACAAGCGCGGCCTCAGGCGCGGCCTGGGCTGGGGCGTCAAAAAGCGCGACCGCGAATTCTTCCGCGAAAAGCTGTCCATCCTGGGGCTGGGCCTCGAAGACCGGCTCAGGACCCACACGGGGCTCCTCTCCGGCGGCCAGCGCCAGGCACTGACCATGCTCATGGCCACGCTGGTCCGCCCCCGGCTGCTGCTCCTGGACGAGCACACCGCCGCCCTGGACCCCAAGACCGCGGGCATGGTCCTGGACCTGACCGAGGAGATCGTCAGCTCCCTGAACCTGACCACGCTGATGGTCACCCACAACATGAAGCAGGCCATCTCCATGGGTAACCGGCTGATCATGTTCCATCGCGGCGAGATCGTCCTGGATATCGAGGGCGAGGAAAAACAGAATCTCGAGGTCGAAGACCTGCTCCGCCGCTTCTCCAAGCTGCGCGGGGACGAAGGGGTCTCGGACCGAATGTTGTTGAGTTAG